One window of the Candidatus Jettenia sp. genome contains the following:
- a CDS encoding MOSC domain-containing protein: MGKIIAVCISEKKGTQKRDIRSGKLIEQFGLEGDAHAGKWHRQISLLAKESANSMREKGLNIKDGDFGENIVTEGIELKSLPIGTLLKIGEGILIRVTQIGKLCHDRCAIYYKAGDCIMPREGIFAEIITGGTIKVDDEITVLEKDAAIKI; encoded by the coding sequence ATGGGGAAAATTATTGCAGTTTGTATAAGCGAAAAGAAGGGTACCCAAAAAAGGGATATCCGCTCAGGTAAACTTATTGAACAGTTTGGTCTGGAAGGAGATGCCCATGCTGGAAAATGGCATCGCCAGATAAGTTTGCTGGCAAAAGAAAGTGCAAATAGTATGCGCGAGAAAGGATTGAATATTAAAGATGGTGATTTTGGAGAAAACATTGTAACGGAGGGTATCGAACTAAAATCCCTCCCTATAGGGACTTTGTTAAAAATTGGCGAAGGTATACTTATTCGGGTGACTCAGATTGGCAAATTATGCCATGATCGTTGCGCTATTTACTACAAGGCTGGTGATTGTATTATGCCAAGAGAAGGCATTTTTGCTGAAATTATTACCGGGGGCACTATTAAAGTAGACGATGAAATTACCGTACTTGAGAAGGATGCAGCAATAAAGATATGA
- a CDS encoding MogA/MoaB family molybdenum cofactor biosynthesis protein: MIRAAILTLSDKGSRGEREDKSGEVIRNMLMGIDAVITAYEIIPDEKELITKKLFEFAEKSDLIITTGGTGVGPRDVTPEATRAIIEKELPGFAEAMRMEGLRHTPRAMGSRAIAGIYKQTLIINLPGSPKGVAENLAVVLPVIQHTIGLIKGNVSDCAKDRDKH, encoded by the coding sequence ATGATTCGGGCTGCTATCCTGACATTAAGTGATAAGGGGTCCAGAGGAGAGCGAGAGGACAAGAGCGGTGAGGTTATTCGTAATATGCTCATGGGTATCGATGCTGTTATTACCGCCTATGAGATTATTCCTGACGAGAAGGAACTTATTACAAAAAAACTCTTCGAATTTGCTGAAAAATCCGATCTCATTATCACTACAGGTGGTACCGGTGTTGGGCCCAGAGACGTTACACCTGAGGCAACACGGGCAATTATAGAAAAGGAGTTACCAGGTTTTGCTGAAGCTATGCGAATGGAAGGACTCAGGCATACTCCCAGAGCTATGGGTTCAAGGGCTATTGCCGGAATTTATAAACAGACACTCATTATTAATCTTCCCGGCAGTCCTAAAGGTGTAGCTGAAAACCTGGCCGTTGTTTTACCTGTTATTCAACATACCATTGGTCTTATCAAAGGCAATGTCAGCGATTGCGCAAAAGACCGCGATAAGCACTAA
- a CDS encoding carboxypeptidase regulatory-like domain-containing protein encodes MKKLIVLVVLCLFICGLTKVTIAGDIYGYVYDTHDKAIPGVEISTKDDHNVYSKETSGSGLYYLSLKVGAYTIKYKKEGYQTQMNDISLLKNEKKCLEMVVMVANPIPAD; translated from the coding sequence ATGAAGAAATTGATTGTGCTAGTGGTTTTGTGTTTGTTTATATGTGGCCTTACAAAGGTAACGATCGCAGGCGATATTTATGGGTATGTATACGATACTCATGATAAAGCTATACCTGGTGTTGAAATATCTACAAAAGACGACCATAACGTTTATAGTAAAGAAACATCCGGTAGTGGCCTTTATTATCTTTCTTTAAAGGTAGGAGCTTATACAATCAAATATAAAAAAGAAGGTTATCAAACTCAAATGAATGATATAAGTTTACTAAAGAATGAAAAAAAATGCTTAGAAATGGTTGTTATGGTAGCAAACCCTATTCCGGCTGACTAA
- a CDS encoding ABC transporter ATP-binding protein has protein sequence MDNLAVRTEGLTKIYRDFWRRKSTLALTNLNLNIERGEIFGLLGPNGSGKTTTVKLLLGLLFPTSGKSWLLGYPSSDLKIKSKIGFLPEESYLYKFLNAEEILDFYGKLFDIPRRERRGRIDKLIHDVGLWPHRKRPLSQYSKGMLRRIGLAQSMINNPELILLDEPTSGLDPIGSYEIKNLILEFKKQGKTVVLSSHLLADVQNICNRIAILSKGILQVTGSVQELLSQKDVIQFLVRNLSQSDIQAVENFIKNKNGNVLSIGHPSSTLEELFVKTIQNQS, from the coding sequence TTGGATAATCTCGCAGTTAGGACAGAAGGGCTTACAAAGATTTACAGGGATTTTTGGAGACGTAAAAGTACCTTAGCCCTGACGAATCTCAATCTCAATATTGAACGTGGAGAGATATTTGGATTGCTCGGTCCTAACGGATCGGGCAAAACGACTACAGTAAAATTATTACTTGGTCTTCTGTTTCCCACCTCTGGTAAATCCTGGTTGTTAGGATACCCTTCAAGCGATTTAAAGATTAAAAGTAAAATAGGGTTTTTACCGGAGGAGTCTTATTTATATAAATTTCTTAATGCAGAAGAAATTTTAGATTTTTACGGAAAACTTTTTGATATTCCAAGAAGAGAAAGAAGAGGACGGATTGATAAATTAATTCACGATGTAGGACTATGGCCGCATCGGAAACGTCCATTAAGCCAATATTCAAAAGGTATGCTCCGGAGAATTGGACTGGCGCAATCCATGATAAACAACCCGGAGTTGATACTATTGGATGAACCTACAAGTGGGTTAGATCCTATTGGTAGTTATGAGATTAAGAATCTCATCCTGGAATTTAAAAAACAGGGGAAGACAGTTGTTCTTAGTTCCCATCTTCTGGCTGATGTTCAGAATATTTGTAACCGAATTGCTATTCTGAGTAAAGGTATTTTGCAAGTAACAGGTAGTGTTCAGGAATTACTTTCTCAAAAAGATGTTATACAATTTCTGGTAAGGAATCTCTCACAGAGTGATATTCAGGCAGTAGAGAATTTTATTAAGAATAAAAACGGTAATGTACTCTCTATCGGTCACCCGTCCTCAACTTTGGAAGAGTTATTTGTAAAGACCATACAAAATCAGTCATAA
- a CDS encoding ABC transporter permease produces MFTILLTIASHTFREAIRKKILHVLIGLGILIMAVVSIVPTTDEPDARIKIMLVVFFQVVVVLCMIGIILLSATSLPHEIEDRTIYGILSKPISRLKVIAGKILGFTLVSAFVLVILSFFNMVAVQRITTQLPGECQNIVKARNECKVSQFFIQGKPHHISEGIVWIEGGRTGIAVWNFSDVYKKLNSKFSLEAEFHVKIESSGDFIDTVPLAVRIENAVSGQGKTEVLSGKADEPFNVRIDPDIVQDNSAVTITVFPVHKTDYIGVTPGGVRVFSVQKGFIPNYTKAVFITFLKFFLIVVIAVMGSTYLSAPVNILSSLIIFLCGHVLDFIKDFSFLIQNHDIHGHSSHAVSGEPNIFLIYLDSAMEKVLEWFSVILPDFKKYDSLQFLLKGINIPLETVEISLGYTALYAGICLIISSILFKKREFF; encoded by the coding sequence GTGTTTACAATATTACTAACTATTGCTAGTCATACCTTTCGGGAAGCGATTCGAAAGAAAATACTGCATGTATTGATTGGGCTTGGCATTCTTATTATGGCTGTTGTATCTATCGTCCCGACAACAGATGAACCAGATGCCAGGATCAAAATAATGCTTGTGGTATTTTTTCAGGTAGTAGTGGTTCTCTGTATGATAGGGATAATTCTTCTCTCTGCTACATCATTACCTCATGAAATAGAAGACAGAACAATTTATGGTATTTTATCAAAACCTATTTCGAGATTAAAGGTCATTGCAGGAAAAATACTAGGTTTTACCTTAGTATCAGCTTTTGTGTTGGTGATTTTAAGTTTTTTCAATATGGTTGCTGTTCAGCGAATTACAACACAATTACCAGGCGAATGCCAAAATATAGTAAAGGCAAGGAATGAATGTAAGGTATCACAGTTTTTCATTCAGGGTAAGCCGCATCATATTAGTGAAGGAATCGTATGGATTGAAGGTGGAAGGACAGGGATTGCTGTATGGAATTTTTCCGATGTATACAAAAAGCTGAATAGTAAATTTTCTCTTGAAGCGGAGTTCCATGTAAAGATTGAGAGTAGCGGAGATTTTATTGATACGGTCCCGTTAGCTGTAAGGATAGAAAATGCCGTTTCAGGACAGGGTAAAACCGAGGTTTTATCAGGAAAGGCTGATGAGCCATTTAATGTGAGAATAGACCCTGATATTGTTCAGGACAACAGTGCCGTAACCATTACTGTTTTTCCTGTACATAAGACGGATTATATCGGTGTAACTCCTGGTGGTGTCAGAGTATTTAGTGTGCAAAAAGGTTTTATCCCTAATTATACAAAGGCTGTTTTTATAACCTTTTTGAAATTTTTTTTAATCGTAGTGATCGCTGTCATGGGATCTACGTATCTATCCGCGCCTGTTAATATACTATCATCCTTAATTATTTTTTTGTGTGGGCACGTGTTAGATTTTATCAAAGATTTCTCTTTTCTTATTCAAAACCATGATATCCACGGACATTCTTCTCATGCGGTATCTGGAGAACCTAATATTTTCTTGATTTACCTCGATAGTGCTATGGAAAAGGTCTTGGAATGGTTTTCGGTTATTTTGCCGGATTTTAAGAAGTATGATAGTTTACAATTTCTTCTGAAAGGCATAAATATTCCTTTAGAAACCGTTGAGATTTCTTTAGGATATACTGCTTTGTATGCAGGTATTTGTCTCATTATATCCTCTATACTATTTAAGAAGAGGGAATTTTTCTAA